The following are encoded together in the Gorilla gorilla gorilla isolate KB3781 chromosome 14, NHGRI_mGorGor1-v2.1_pri, whole genome shotgun sequence genome:
- the LOC134756395 gene encoding lysine-specific demethylase PHF2-like produces MQEAIQGMLSMANLQASDSCLQTTWRTGQAKRSSLASHGAQKNGGGSGKSAGKQLLKRAAKNSVDLGHYEEEHKTPDLGVPSLRNCDK; encoded by the coding sequence ATGCAGGAAGCCATTCAGGGAATGCTGTCCATGGCCAACCTGCAGGCCTCCGACTCCTGCCTGCAGACCACATGGCGCACTGGCCAGGCCAAGAGGAGCTCGCTGGCATCCCATGGTGCCCAGAAGAATGGGGGTGGCAGCGGCAAGAGTGCAGGCAAGCAACTGCTGAAGAGGGCTGCCAAGAACAGCGTGGACCTGGGCCACTACGAGGAAGAGCACAAGACACCAGATCTGGGAGTCCCTAGTCTCCGGAACTGTGAtaagtaa